The window tgatgaattgcaaagCAAAGCATGAAGAGGGGAATAGGTTGACCATCAGCCATGACCACTTCTATCATCTGCAACTTCATCCAGTGAGGGATCAGCCGGATATCTTTGACCTGTTCAACGAGAGAGCTAATCCTGGATTTCAGCCgttcattgaagaacatACCGAGGACCATTGATAGATACATGTCCCATGAGGGCTGAAAGATGCGCTCCACCTTCCTAATCTTCCAGCTCAGGTATAGCCTCCTGCTATGCAGATGTCCACCGTAGTATTGGTTCTGCACGTAGTGAGGCCCATGGAAGATGGCGTTACTAGTTTTACGTAACCGAGTAAATGTGCCATGGtctttgatcaaagaagcGAATCTGGTCTTCCAGGTTGAATAAGTACAGACATAAGTCGTTATGGTCGAAAATTCCATCTATATTATTGTCTAGTCTCCAAGGTGGTCAGAGTTATCTGCGCAGTATGCGGCGGTTTTCCAGTTCCACAGTATCTGGACATTAAGCTCATCGTTTTGTGTATATACAAGGATAATCCTGTTTGCCTCCGGCTCGCCCTTGAGTTCAGGTTTGAAAGTTATGATCAGCTTCAGTGACTCTATCGGTGTAATTTTGGCGGTCATTCTGTCGGAGTCAACATGAAACCGACCTTGCGCGACCTCCGGTAATGTAATCCCCAGTTACCACATGTCGCAGGCGATACTGTAGAGCTGTCCTGAGATTCTCTCCGGTGCCATGTGAAAGGATGTCCCGGTGAAGGTTGTGGCTAAATAATTAACTGATTCACCACTTACAACAAAAACGCACAGTTTCACCTGGCCCTTgttgatgagaagaatgTTTTGGGGCTTCATATCGCGATCATGCTATTCCTCTCATGCAGGTAGGAAAGGCATCGAAGGACCACCTCAGCCATCTTTCCCAAGAACTTTCTCACTTATTCTTCTGCCTCGGCATATAGGATTCCGTGCAACTGCCGGGTGTGACGTTTTTTGATGAATCACACATTCCGCTATACTACTGAGTTTTATGATAGCATTCATCGGCCTGTTCTGGGTTTTCATGTAGAGTAAAAGCTGTATATGCTTATCATCAGTAGTCTTTTGTAGGGCGAAAACATTGCCCCACCGATCCAAAAAGCGGCAAATGACTGATGCATTCATTATCTTTCTACGGACGATATATTTCCGCTGCTCCTCGGTCGTTTTGTTTTTGAGGGTTGAGTCTCTGTTAAATGGGCTTTGTATCTAATCTAGCAACGTTGCGCATGGAAACAGAACTCATTATTTCCTTTTATGGCAATTCAAAAAACTCTCTCTAGTTATTTCTTTTGTAAGAGCACCTTACAGAACATGCCCCAATCAAGCAATCGAGCCCCAAGGGTAGCTGCTGAATGCATCCTAGCTCTGCTCTCTTATTGAGTGCCTTTGGGAGCTTCTCGATTGCCAGTGGTCTAGTgattttccaaaacttACCTGGCGTTCTTTGGGTCCTTGCGCTATCTATTATCATAAAAgattatcttcaaaataccGAGTGAGTCAAGTGGTCTAGGAGATATGGTGTGACTTCATCTGCGCGGATGGGAAAGATTCCCGGCCGACCTGCGTCGGGTTTCTCCCCGTTCGGTTGACGTTTTCCATCACGCTTACATTTCTCGTAAATTTGCTGGACAATGCTCAGCTGAGAGAAAATGCATAACAACGCTGCGAGAAAAGCTAATGCAGGGCTTTCCTGGGCCTTTGGCCGATATGCACTTGCAAATTAcgtttttttttttgtataTATTTGGGCCTTTCCACACCTGTACTTTTTAAGAACGCCGTGGCGGCCTTTTGCAAACGAATTAAACAATATGTGATGGTGCAAGAATCTTGGTAAAACGCTGGTTTCATCCTAAGAATCCCCTCCATTGCCTATCACCACTCTCACGAGGCAACTTGTTTATTATTAAACGAACTGGCCAGGCTAATGTCTATCGATCATCCCCCTCTTAGTCATGCGAGTATAGACCGTGCTTTCTACAATGGAGCGTGCTGGGATGTTGCGTCCACCATTTGTAGTAATGCTAATGCTATTACTCAAGGTACAGGTAAGAACAGCTTACCAATAATGGAAAAAACCTCATTATAAGTCTCACTGGTCGTGTTTCTCCAATCACTAACCATAGTGCTCTCTAGTCCTGTGCTTGTATTCTCAATCACTTTGCAGCATTATACATATATGCACGAGCGGATTGTTTATATCACATACCAGAGCTTGTGAACTGCCCTAACGAGATCTGTTGACTAGTAGATAGACAAATTTTGATGTATTACATAAGATAATGTAAGCAGTTACTTGACATAAAGCTTAAACAAAAACTAGAGGCAATGCTAACAGCAAGTAATTGATGACTCTAGAGGAGGCTTCACCAACATAAGAACTAATTAGTACCGAGCTTCCAACAGTAGCTGGGCTTCCAGTACTGTAAGAAGTCTGCTCTTCGACGATGGAGGTCACAGTCGAGGGACTGAAGGTTTGGGTATCATGCGTTTCAGCTGAAGGAGCAGTGGTCTTAGAACCTGTCTCCTGAGTTGCCTCGGTGGTGATTGTAGGTTTGTAACTGGGGGCGACAGTGGACGTGGTAGCTTGCTCACTTGGGGTGCCAGCAGGCTTTATCGTTCTCTGGGTCTTGCCGCTGTCAGGAATAACCAATGGGGCGGTGGTAGTGGCGCTTTCCACTGGGCCAGTTGGAGCAGGTTCAGAATTGCCGCTCTCAGGAACACCTGTTGGGGCGGTGGTAGTGGCGCTTTCCACTGGGCCAGTTGGAGCAGGTTCAGAATTGCCGCTCTCAGGAACACCTGTTGGGGCGGTGGTGGTGGCGCTTTCCACTGGGCCAGTTGAGGCAGGTTCAAAACTACCGCTTCTGTCATTTTCTGGTACGGTGTTGTCCGCGGTACTAGTCACAACTTCGGAAGTTGGTGTAATAGTAGGGAATGACGTGGAAGAAACATCACTTTCAGGACAAGTCGTCGTGTATACCGTGGCGACGCCGTTGGATGTGGTGGTTACAGTAGTCCAAGCCCAAGACTTGGACATCGACTCGCTGTCCGGGCAGGTGGTGGTGTAAATGGTGGTCAAACCATTAGATGTTGTAGTGACCGTAATTTCCCCCCCTCCAGATGACAAAGTAGTTGAGGAGGTCTCTGACTTAATTGGGGAAGTAGTGGTCGAGTTAGTGTAGCCAAAATGTGGAGTCTCGACGTGGTAGATCGTCTCTGGGGTGGTAGAGCCGTCGGTGCCCACGGTCTTGGTGGTCTCGGTAGAGAAAGTCGACGTGAAGGTACCGGTCCATGGGGTGTAGGTTGTGGAAACAATACCGGTCGTTGGAGTCTCGACGTGGTAGATCGTCTCTGGGGTGGTAGAGCCGTCGGTGCCCACGGTCTTGGTGGTCTCGGTAGAGAAAGTCGACGTGAAGGTACCGGTCCATGGTGTGTAGGTGGTGGAAGCACCGTGGGCTTCAGGAGTCTCGACATAGATCGTGCTGATTGTGTTCACACCGTTAGAGCCCTTGATAGTGCTCGTCGAAGTGGCGTAGGTCGAAGTGTATGTACCAGTCCATGGTGTGTAGGTGGTGGAAGCACCGTGGGCTTCAGGAGTCTCGACATAGTAGATCGTGCTGATTGTGTTCACACCGTTAGAGCCCTTGATAGTGCTCGTCGAAGTGGCGTAGGTCGAAGTGTATGTACCAGTCCATGGTGTGTAGGTGGTGGAAGCACCGTGGGCCTCAGGAGTCTCGACATGATAAATAATTTCCGGTGTAGTTAGACTGTCGCTCCCGAGGGTCACTGTTGTCTCAGTGGTATAGGTTGTCGTGTAAGAACCAGTCCAGGCCGTAGTGGTTGTTTGTGTCACAGGTGGAATAGGTGTTTCGACGACAATCACGTTACCTGTAGTAACTTTCCCTTGCGTATTGGTGTAAGTCGAAACTGTAGTGTAGGTAGAAGTGTACTGCTTTGGCCAACCAGTGGTCGAGGTGGTTGGTGGGACGTCACACTTTTGCTTGTTCTCTAGATCGCCACCACTGAACACGAAGTCAGACCAGTCCGAATGATCGACTCCGTCGGCGTCAATGATAGTCAGATCTAAAGCACCCAGGTTATCTCTGTTCACATAAAAAACTCTGATGGGATAGTATACACCTCCAACGAGGTCGACCGATACCTTCTGAGTG of the Torulaspora delbrueckii CBS 1146 chromosome 7, complete genome genome contains:
- the TDEL0G04980 gene encoding uncharacterized protein codes for the protein MEFSTITTYVCTYSTWKTRFASLIKDHGTFTRLRKTSNAIFHGPHYVQNQYYGGHLHSRRLYLSWKIRKVERIFQPSWDMYLSMVLGMFFNERLKSRISSLVEQVKDIRLIPHWMKLQMIEVVMADGQPIPLFMLCFAIHQEMESLSV
- the TDEL0G04990 gene encoding uncharacterized protein; this encodes MLRANPFSMWFPFTFFLFGCFVPLLQAANVDTGAILGCSPQNLSPGFQVELYDYPLPYPGGNPSGGVCYNPAYGQDSFLFEGGYKTLGNGLIAKSDGVTNLKFSTTFNKACLPNIGQLPSNYKIDKQFATTNFSMLITGYFKAPKTGTYKFNLRYVDDLVYINLGSGNAFECCQRDSTVTYPGGFVLRAQWFSTQTTQKVSVDLVGGVYYPIRVFYVNRDNLGALDLTIIDADGVDHSDWSDFVFSGGDLENKQKCDVPPTTSTTGWPKQYTSTYTTVSTYTNTQGKVTTGNVIVVETPIPPVTQTTTTAWTGSYTTTYTTETTVTLGSDSLTTPEIIYHVETPEAHGASTTYTPWTGTYTSTYATSTSTIKGSNGVNTISTIYYVETPEAHGASTTYTPWTGTYTSTYATSTSTIKGSNGVNTISTIYVETPEAHGASTTYTPWTGTFTSTFSTETTKTVGTDGSTTPETIYHVETPTTGIVSTTYTPWTGTFTSTFSTETTKTVGTDGSTTPETIYHVETPHFGYTNSTTTSPIKSETSSTTLSSGGGEITVTTTSNGLTTIYTTTCPDSESMSKSWAWTTVTTTSNGVATVYTTTCPESDVSSTSFPTITPTSEVVTSTADNTVPENDRSGSFEPASTGPVESATTTAPTGVPESGNSEPAPTGPVESATTTAPTGVPESGNSEPAPTGPVESATTTAPLVIPDSGKTQRTIKPAGTPSEQATTSTVAPSYKPTITTEATQETGSKTTAPSAETHDTQTFSPSTVTSIVEEQTSYSTGSPATVGSSVLISSYVGEASSRVINYLLLALPLVFV